A region of the Halanaerobiales bacterium genome:
ATAGATGGACATAGTGCTTTAGTTAAACCTGGTGAATTAACCGGGGCAGAAGTAGCTGCAGCTGATTTAAGAGCAGGAGCAGCCCTTATTTTGGCAGGACTAGTTGCTGATGGTAAAACAGAAATCAGAGATATTTTTCATGTGGAAAGAGGCTATGAAAATATCAATACAAAACTTTCTGGTATAGGGGCTAACATTAGAAAAATTGATTAATATGAGGAAGTAATCTACTCCTGTTTTAGAGATAAATTACTAATCTCTAAACAGGAGTTTTCTTTATTAAAAACAAATTAAAATAAAAAGGCTAATGCAGGAATTGTTTGACCTGTCTAGAATTAAATATAATAAATGAAGAGGAGAATTAGGGGGTAAAATATATAATGTTTAATTTGTCGAAAAAAATCGGTATAGACCTAGGAACTGCTAATATACTTGTATATCAAAAAGGAAAAGGTATTGTTTTACAGGAACCTTCTGTCGTTGCTATGAGAAAAGGGAATAATGAAGTTTTAGCTGTAGGTAAAGAGGCAAGAAGAATGATTGGAAGGACACCTGGAGATATAATTGCGATAAGACCATTAAAAGATGGAGTTATTGCTGATTTTGAAGTTACTGAAGTATTATTAAAACATTTTATAAATAAAGTAGTTAAAAGAACTTTTTTCTTTAGACCAACAATTATGGTTTGTGTTCCAGCTGGAGTTACTGGAGTAGAAAAAAGAGCAGTAGAAGAAGCTGCAAATCAAGTTGGAGCTAAAAATACCTATCTTATAGAAGAACCTCTGGCAGCTGCCATTGGGGCAGGTTTGCCTATTGCAGAACCTAGTGGAAGTATGGTTATTGATATTGGTGGGGGAACTTCTGAAATAGCTGTTATTTCCTTAGGGGGAATAGTTGTTAGTGAATCCCTACGTTTGGGTGGAGATCGTTTTGATGAAGCTATGGTACGCTATGTTAGAGATAAATATAATTTAATCATTGGTGAAAATACTGCAGAAGAAATTAAAACAAGTATTGGTACTGCCTATCTTGAAGAAAATGAAGAATATGAAATTAGAGGCAGAGATATTATGTCAGGTTTACCTAAGACTTTTAAAATAACTTCTGAAGAAACTCTGGAAGCATTTGAAGAACCTATTACCGAAATAATACAGGCAGTCAGATCAGTATTAGAAAAAACACCTCCAGAATTATCTTCTGATATTATGGATAGAGGAATAATTATGACAGGTGGAGGTTCACTTCTTAAAGGCTTTCCTAAACTATTAAGTGAAGAAACTGATATTCCTGTTTTTCTAGCAGATGATCCTTTAACCTGTGTTGCCAAAGGAACAGGAGAAGCATTAGAAGAATTGGATCAACTTAAAGATGTACTTTTTTCCAGTTCAGGTACTTCCTATAATAAATAAAAAGAGATAGAATGGAAGGGATTTGGTAGTTTGCGCAAAAGAAAATATTTAATTATCATAATGATTGTTCTTTTGTTTTTTACTGTAAAAAGTTCTGCTGCAGATATTATGAGTCTTGATAAAATACATTCTGGAATGGAAGGTTCTGGTTATACAGTTTTTCAGGGAACAAAGGTAGAATCATTTCCGGTTAATATTATTAATGTTTTAGAAAACCAGGGTTTAAATCAAGATTTAATTCTGGTAAAAACTTCTGGAGAAAAAATGAAAGAAATAGGTGGAATAGCTGCTGGAATGAGTGGTAGTCCTGTTTATGTTGATGATAAAATAATTGGGGCTATAGCTTATAGC
Encoded here:
- a CDS encoding rod shape-determining protein, producing the protein MFNLSKKIGIDLGTANILVYQKGKGIVLQEPSVVAMRKGNNEVLAVGKEARRMIGRTPGDIIAIRPLKDGVIADFEVTEVLLKHFINKVVKRTFFFRPTIMVCVPAGVTGVEKRAVEEAANQVGAKNTYLIEEPLAAAIGAGLPIAEPSGSMVIDIGGGTSEIAVISLGGIVVSESLRLGGDRFDEAMVRYVRDKYNLIIGENTAEEIKTSIGTAYLEENEEYEIRGRDIMSGLPKTFKITSEETLEAFEEPITEIIQAVRSVLEKTPPELSSDIMDRGIIMTGGGSLLKGFPKLLSEETDIPVFLADDPLTCVAKGTGEALEELDQLKDVLFSSSGTSYNK